One Clostridium novyi NT genomic window carries:
- a CDS encoding recombinase family protein yields MYPNPNSHQTFNIENIAVAYLRVSDTRQNLQTQKIKAIKYANKNNLILTNDMIFQEKKPASTTVSTPVVSDLSVVFKHRPELLKILIMASKKQFSHLIVYSSDRLARDVFQNALIKQHLEKNNVKIHFTKEGENFKSDLLSQKLQNILACYAEFEAATISSRVFDSLTQVFKRGDWTGGKAPIGYKIIDSPTGRALDIDNSKIDIIKTTFELYSKGYGYRSIAQELSKKYFPYNFKKSTVEYMLQNEVYFGTLTWGKKGGRRKNHLKKETYLSSAYKENLDVIETNTKRIFNLLRSVKPTIKDPQYFSSPFILKDLLICSKCGMKLIPKNYGKNKPSVYRCPTKENLKSHNIVKSKIIEDLVLEKLLNPTYSENDITKGYNHYLKKFYKKNETNNDIITETTNKILKLKENIKNIDDMLKQNPQEHIEKGLLKYKHHFEDYITLFSKQLNNHKNKLNIVPISFNEFCNEIKNIKFSITDKRILCFILINKIIVSNENNQLKLDIIISPKTL; encoded by the coding sequence ATGTATCCAAATCCAAATTCTCATCAGACATTCAATATAGAAAACATAGCAGTAGCATACCTTAGAGTATCTGATACACGTCAAAATCTTCAAACTCAAAAAATTAAAGCTATTAAATATGCAAATAAAAACAATTTAATTTTAACTAATGATATGATTTTTCAAGAAAAGAAACCAGCTTCAACTACAGTTTCAACTCCTGTAGTTAGTGATTTATCCGTAGTTTTTAAACATAGACCAGAACTTCTAAAAATATTAATTATGGCTTCTAAAAAACAATTCTCCCACCTTATAGTCTACAGTAGTGATAGACTAGCTAGAGATGTATTTCAAAATGCTTTAATAAAACAACATCTAGAAAAAAATAATGTAAAAATTCACTTTACTAAAGAAGGTGAAAACTTTAAAAGTGATCTCCTCAGTCAAAAACTTCAAAATATATTAGCTTGTTATGCAGAATTTGAAGCTGCAACCATTAGTTCTAGAGTTTTTGATTCCTTAACTCAAGTTTTTAAAAGAGGTGATTGGACTGGTGGAAAGGCACCTATAGGATATAAAATTATAGATAGTCCTACTGGTAGAGCCTTAGATATAGATAACTCTAAAATAGATATAATTAAAACAACCTTTGAGCTTTATTCTAAAGGATATGGATATAGAAGTATTGCACAAGAACTTTCTAAAAAATATTTTCCATACAACTTTAAGAAAAGTACAGTTGAATACATGCTACAAAATGAGGTTTATTTCGGAACATTAACTTGGGGTAAAAAAGGTGGAAGAAGAAAAAATCATCTAAAAAAAGAAACTTATTTATCCTCAGCCTATAAAGAAAATCTTGATGTAATTGAAACAAATACTAAACGTATATTTAATTTATTAAGAAGTGTTAAACCCACTATAAAAGATCCTCAGTATTTTTCTTCTCCTTTTATTTTAAAAGACCTTTTGATATGTTCTAAGTGTGGAATGAAACTAATTCCTAAAAACTACGGTAAAAACAAACCTTCAGTATATAGATGTCCTACAAAAGAAAATTTAAAATCCCATAACATTGTAAAATCTAAAATAATAGAAGATTTAGTTTTAGAAAAACTACTTAATCCAACTTACTCTGAAAATGATATTACTAAAGGATATAACCACTATCTTAAAAAATTTTATAAAAAAAATGAAACAAATAATGATATAATCACTGAAACTACTAATAAAATTTTAAAACTTAAAGAAAACATTAAAAACATAGATGATATGCTTAAACAAAATCCCCAAGAACATATAGAAAAAGGACTCTTAAAATATAAACATCACTTTGAAGACTATATAACTTTATTTTCTAAGCAACTCAATAACCATAAAAATAAACTTAATATAGTTCCTATTTCATTCAATGAGTTTTGTAATGAAATAAAAAATATAAAATTTTCAATAACTGATAAAAGAATTTTATGTTTTATTTTAATAAATAAAATTATAGTTTCTAATGAAAATAATCAACTAAAATTAGATATAATTATTTCTCCCAAGACCTTATAA
- a CDS encoding valine--tRNA ligase: MQEVNIAKTYDPKEFEDKLYEKWEQKGYFTPEIDKTKKPYTIMMPPPNITGQLHLGHALDGTLQDFLIRTKRMQGYSTLWLPGEDHASIATEVKVEKSLLEQGLHKKEMGREAFLEKVWDWAYKYRDRIKTQYQKLGISADYTRERFTMDEGLNKAVRKVFVELYNEGLIYKGNRIVNWCPKCQTAISDAEIEYEEQNGHFWHIKYPVVGSDEFLEIATTRPETMLGDTAVAVNPNDERYTHLIGKKLMLPLVNREIPIVADEYVDVEFGTGAVKITPAHDPNDYEVGKRHNLPQVVILNKDGSIAEGYGKYSGLDRYEARKELVKDLDEAGFLVKIKEHAHNVGTHDRCGSTLEPMTSEQWYVKMKPLAEPAIKVVREGEIKFVPERFSKTYYNWMENIQDWCISRQLWWGHRIPVWYCKDCGEVIVSTEDPTKCPKCGSEHLEQDKDVLDTWFSSALWPFSTLGYPEKTEDLEYFYPTNTLVTGYDIIFFWVARMIFSGLHSMKKIPFNTVLIHGIVRDSEGRKMSKSLGNGVDPLEVIEKYGADALRFMLITGNAPGNDIRYYEEKVEAARNFANKIWNASRFVMMNLDKDLMEKYKDCKEYTLADKWILSRINTVVKEATENIDKFELGIAAQKIYDFMWNEFCDWYIELVKPALYGDDEKAKGVVLNVLNEVLKKGLKLLHPVMPFITEEIYTNLPNTEETIVTSAWPVFEEELSDAKTEEQMNYIIEAIKSLRNVRSEMNVPPSRKAKVTIFATEGKDAFKQGTIYFERLASASEVDFVDSKDSIPENTVSAVTKGAEMFMPLLDLVDIEKELERLNKEKEKLQKEIERVEKKLSNEKFVSKAPEAVVNEEREKGKKYKEMYEAVIQRIENLK; this comes from the coding sequence ATGCAAGAAGTTAATATTGCAAAAACTTATGATCCAAAAGAATTCGAAGATAAGTTATATGAAAAATGGGAACAAAAAGGATATTTTACACCAGAAATAGATAAGACTAAAAAACCTTATACTATAATGATGCCGCCACCAAATATAACAGGACAACTTCACTTAGGTCACGCTTTAGATGGAACACTTCAAGACTTTTTAATTAGAACAAAGAGAATGCAAGGATATAGTACACTATGGTTACCAGGAGAAGACCACGCAAGTATAGCAACAGAGGTTAAGGTTGAAAAATCTCTTTTAGAACAAGGTCTACATAAAAAAGAAATGGGAAGAGAAGCATTCCTTGAAAAAGTATGGGATTGGGCTTACAAGTACAGAGACAGAATAAAAACTCAATATCAAAAGCTAGGAATTTCTGCTGACTATACAAGAGAAAGATTTACAATGGATGAAGGCTTAAATAAAGCTGTAAGAAAAGTTTTCGTTGAATTATACAACGAAGGATTAATATACAAAGGAAACAGAATAGTTAACTGGTGTCCTAAATGTCAAACTGCAATATCAGATGCAGAAATTGAATATGAAGAACAAAACGGTCACTTCTGGCACATTAAATATCCAGTAGTAGGTAGCGATGAATTCTTAGAAATAGCTACAACAAGACCAGAAACTATGCTTGGAGACACAGCAGTTGCAGTTAATCCAAATGATGAAAGATACACACACTTAATAGGTAAAAAGTTAATGCTTCCATTAGTAAATAGAGAAATACCTATAGTTGCAGATGAATATGTTGATGTAGAATTTGGAACAGGAGCAGTTAAAATAACTCCAGCCCATGATCCTAACGACTATGAAGTTGGAAAGAGACACAACCTTCCACAAGTAGTTATATTAAATAAAGATGGTAGTATAGCTGAAGGATACGGAAAATATTCAGGACTTGATAGATATGAAGCAAGAAAAGAATTAGTTAAAGATTTAGATGAAGCTGGTTTCTTAGTAAAAATAAAAGAACATGCTCATAATGTAGGAACTCACGATAGATGTGGTAGCACACTTGAACCTATGACATCAGAACAATGGTATGTTAAAATGAAGCCACTTGCAGAACCTGCTATAAAGGTTGTACGTGAAGGTGAAATTAAATTTGTACCTGAAAGATTTTCAAAGACATACTATAACTGGATGGAAAACATTCAAGATTGGTGTATTTCAAGACAATTATGGTGGGGACACAGAATCCCAGTTTGGTACTGTAAAGATTGTGGAGAAGTAATAGTATCTACAGAAGATCCAACTAAGTGTCCAAAATGCGGAAGTGAACATTTAGAACAAGACAAAGATGTACTTGATACTTGGTTCAGTTCAGCACTATGGCCATTCTCAACACTTGGATATCCAGAAAAAACTGAAGACCTTGAATACTTCTATCCAACAAACACATTAGTTACAGGATACGATATAATATTCTTCTGGGTAGCTAGAATGATATTCTCAGGACTTCACAGCATGAAGAAGATACCATTTAATACTGTATTAATTCACGGTATCGTAAGAGATAGTGAAGGAAGAAAGATGTCTAAGTCTTTAGGAAATGGTGTTGATCCTCTTGAAGTTATCGAAAAATACGGTGCAGATGCTCTAAGATTTATGTTAATCACAGGTAATGCTCCAGGAAACGATATTAGATACTACGAAGAAAAAGTAGAAGCAGCTAGAAACTTTGCAAATAAGATCTGGAATGCATCAAGATTTGTTATGATGAACCTTGACAAAGATTTAATGGAAAAATATAAAGATTGCAAAGAGTACACACTTGCAGATAAGTGGATATTATCAAGAATAAACACTGTAGTTAAAGAAGCTACTGAAAACATAGATAAGTTTGAACTTGGTATAGCAGCTCAAAAGATATACGACTTTATGTGGAACGAATTCTGTGACTGGTATATAGAACTTGTAAAACCAGCATTATATGGTGATGATGAAAAAGCTAAAGGTGTAGTATTAAATGTATTAAATGAAGTTCTAAAGAAAGGACTAAAATTATTACACCCAGTAATGCCATTTATAACAGAAGAAATCTACACTAACCTTCCAAATACAGAAGAAACTATAGTAACATCAGCTTGGCCTGTATTTGAAGAAGAATTAAGTGATGCAAAAACAGAAGAACAAATGAATTACATTATAGAAGCTATAAAATCTTTAAGAAATGTAAGATCAGAAATGAATGTTCCTCCTTCAAGAAAAGCTAAAGTTACTATATTTGCAACAGAAGGAAAAGATGCATTTAAACAAGGTACAATTTACTTTGAAAGATTAGCATCAGCATCAGAAGTTGATTTCGTAGATTCTAAAGATAGCATACCAGAAAATACAGTATCAGCTGTAACTAAGGGTGCTGAAATGTTTATGCCTCTTCTAGATCTTGTAGATATTGAAAAAGAATTAGAAAGATTAAATAAAGAAAAAGAAAAGCTACAAAAAGAAATAGAAAGAGTAGAAAAGAAACTTTCCAATGAAAAATTCGTAAGCAAAGCTCCAGAAGCAGTTGTTAATGAAGAAAGAGAAAAAGGAAAGAAATATAAAGAAATGTACGAAGCTGTAATTCAAAGAATAGAAAACTTAAAATAA
- a CDS encoding helix-turn-helix domain-containing protein, whose amino-acid sequence MQQQLGKTIRAYRNKKGYTITELANKLNVSVGLISNIETGKTDSFQLILLNNIIKELDIPLSEVRLFSTPYTIDNLNTECKNINKIQPQINSLINSFIETSSVLDFDKDKINLITNMIIHELKTIIKIKMAESK is encoded by the coding sequence ATGCAGCAGCAACTAGGTAAAACTATACGGGCCTATAGAAATAAAAAAGGATATACCATAACTGAATTGGCTAATAAACTTAATGTTTCAGTTGGATTAATTAGTAATATTGAAACTGGGAAAACAGATTCCTTTCAACTTATTTTGCTAAATAACATTATTAAAGAATTAGATATTCCCTTATCTGAGGTAAGATTATTTTCTACTCCATACACTATTGATAATTTAAATACTGAATGTAAAAACATTAATAAAATCCAACCACAGATTAATTCATTAATTAATTCTTTTATTGAAACATCTTCTGTACTAGATTTTGATAAGGATAAAATAAATTTAATAACTAATATGATAATTCATGAACTTAAAACAATAATTAAAATAAAAATGGCTGAATCTAAATAA
- a CDS encoding PIN domain-containing protein — protein MKYLLLDTNIYIDMVVYRNKENPPKSYECLRNLLEFNQIKLVVPKIVKDEVYRHIEDEINKVGDNLKNLKNKINNIYWVSRGDEVSKFKDKINNLSNNISEVKIYFDKNKESYIQEFKEKIATIFGNDNSILIEETQDLILGVEKRKIYKRCPFHIKNKESSADALIVEILVNLNKFINFIEDDKVIFITKNFIDFSKSKSKEEREIIHPDICDSLKENMLYDKFIYSIFYYKTLKEHFKEELEVAEELETVIEEQVKEEEEERKRHLEYIIDLDREECGLSELYSDYNVMEYINEDTKFEELKGILNKYNEFRDKVENYIIKYDELIDYLQNLKKVDLKECVKRFNKKSAFITIDMDGEEIIDNMVEFIDNYIVDINLVNLINQSKYEIKEEFQLETIVDIYDYENNRILLNAEGYLSPSNFGQDYIELKILKNGILVKRGIIDISYGGAELNDDGGIGDAQEGYIEYYIDGIQEYFDNIIDKGITKISEKQNLLDKLIKLLEINLD, from the coding sequence ATGAAATACTTATTGTTAGATACTAATATATATATTGATATGGTCGTTTATAGAAATAAAGAGAATCCACCAAAATCATATGAGTGTTTAAGAAATTTACTTGAGTTTAATCAAATCAAGTTGGTAGTTCCTAAAATTGTAAAAGATGAAGTGTATAGACATATAGAAGATGAGATAAACAAAGTGGGAGATAATTTAAAAAATTTGAAGAACAAAATAAATAATATATATTGGGTGAGTAGAGGTGACGAAGTTAGTAAATTTAAGGATAAAATAAATAATTTATCTAATAATATAAGTGAAGTTAAAATTTACTTTGATAAAAATAAGGAATCGTATATTCAAGAATTTAAAGAAAAAATAGCAACTATTTTTGGCAATGATAATAGTATATTAATCGAAGAAACACAAGATTTAATTTTAGGTGTAGAGAAGAGAAAAATTTATAAAAGATGTCCATTTCATATAAAAAATAAAGAATCAAGTGCAGATGCTCTAATTGTAGAAATATTAGTTAATTTAAACAAATTTATAAATTTTATTGAAGATGATAAAGTGATTTTTATTACTAAAAATTTTATCGATTTCTCAAAATCTAAAAGTAAAGAGGAAAGGGAAATTATCCATCCTGATATATGCGATAGTCTAAAAGAAAATATGTTATATGACAAATTCATATATAGCATATTTTATTATAAAACATTAAAGGAACATTTTAAAGAAGAGTTAGAAGTAGCAGAAGAGTTAGAAACTGTAATTGAAGAACAAGTTAAGGAAGAAGAGGAAGAAAGGAAAAGACATTTAGAGTATATTATTGATCTTGATAGAGAAGAGTGCGGATTATCAGAATTATATTCCGATTATAATGTAATGGAATATATAAATGAAGATACTAAATTTGAAGAATTAAAAGGCATACTAAATAAATATAATGAGTTTAGAGACAAAGTCGAAAATTATATAATTAAATATGATGAATTGATAGATTATCTACAGAATTTGAAAAAAGTAGATTTAAAAGAATGTGTAAAAAGATTTAATAAAAAATCAGCATTTATTACTATAGATATGGATGGAGAAGAAATAATTGATAATATGGTAGAATTTATTGATAATTATATTGTTGATATTAATTTAGTAAATTTAATTAATCAAAGCAAATATGAAATTAAAGAAGAATTTCAGTTGGAAACAATAGTTGATATATATGACTATGAAAATAATAGAATTTTATTGAATGCAGAAGGATATCTATCACCCAGTAATTTTGGACAAGATTATATAGAATTAAAAATATTAAAAAATGGAATTTTAGTTAAAAGAGGAATAATTGATATATCATATGGTGGAGCTGAACTTAATGATGATGGTGGAATAGGAGATGCACAAGAAGGTTATATTGAATATTATATTGATGGTATTCAAGAATACTTTGATAATATAATAGATAAAGGTATCACAAAAATTAGTGAAAAACAAAATCTTCTAGATAAATTGATAAAACTTTTAGAAATTAATTTAGACTAA
- a CDS encoding recombinase family protein — MEKNSELYKYNPTHYCAIYARRSILNNKDNIENQLQSCRNKAKELNLIISGEYFDHESATRFEPLHRPGFKKLVYDLKNNKFKHLIVFKRDRLARKTIHFKEIKYLCKQNNVKLIYAASNETFLDDGSDLASLMENILVSFSELEPENIKLRTKDGIDRKRASGTYSMSAKYPKGYLKLGKGKHAKLIPKDESAPIILYIFESLSKSNLTKADFKNITKNINTKYNLKFTPSTLKYILKTPIYTGYYTKIAKTPIENLLIYDNENNLRIDKSKLLKANNVTPIIKDFKYWENIVTKYFYVNGFSNINPLNSSSCLFSNLLYCKKCSCKVYLINNNFQCVNHCFSIKKETVLNILLSSVISDLLSHKEILKYYNNKMAVTNAQITSIEKQLSIIESKKDKLLLKMIQSKNVNNPYFDNLDKQEKELQTKYNKLKEKTIEYMYYKENFEEKITPHNRNLLVENFILNENMSNDFFKNIIKKVQIDVSKSKFSSDIQYRKHSSSIP; from the coding sequence ATGGAGAAAAACTCTGAACTATACAAATATAATCCTACTCACTACTGTGCCATATATGCTAGAAGATCAATCTTAAATAATAAAGATAATATAGAAAATCAACTTCAATCTTGTAGAAATAAAGCAAAGGAACTTAACTTAATAATTAGTGGAGAATACTTTGATCACGAATCAGCAACTAGATTTGAGCCACTTCATAGACCTGGTTTTAAAAAACTTGTATATGATTTAAAAAATAATAAGTTTAAACATCTAATAGTCTTTAAAAGAGATCGTCTAGCTAGAAAGACTATTCATTTTAAAGAAATAAAATACTTATGTAAGCAAAATAACGTTAAATTAATTTATGCTGCTAGTAATGAAACCTTTTTAGATGATGGAAGTGACCTTGCATCACTTATGGAAAATATACTAGTTTCCTTTTCAGAACTTGAACCAGAAAATATAAAGCTCCGAACCAAAGATGGTATAGATAGAAAACGTGCTAGTGGAACTTACTCAATGTCAGCTAAATATCCAAAAGGATACCTAAAGTTAGGTAAAGGTAAACATGCTAAATTAATTCCTAAAGATGAATCTGCACCAATAATTCTATATATATTTGAGTCTTTATCAAAATCCAATCTTACTAAAGCAGATTTTAAAAATATTACTAAAAATATTAACACTAAATATAATTTAAAATTTACTCCTTCAACTCTTAAATATATATTGAAAACTCCTATTTACACAGGATACTATACTAAAATAGCTAAAACTCCTATAGAAAACTTGCTTATTTATGATAATGAAAATAATTTACGCATAGACAAATCTAAACTCCTTAAAGCCAATAACGTTACCCCTATAATAAAAGATTTTAAATACTGGGAAAATATCGTGACTAAATACTTTTATGTAAATGGTTTTTCAAATATTAATCCATTAAATTCTTCTTCATGCTTATTTTCAAACTTACTTTACTGTAAGAAATGCTCATGTAAAGTATATTTGATAAACAATAACTTTCAATGTGTAAATCATTGTTTTTCAATAAAAAAAGAAACTGTTTTAAATATACTATTGTCATCTGTTATATCTGATTTATTAAGTCATAAAGAAATTTTAAAGTATTACAATAACAAGATGGCTGTAACAAATGCTCAAATAACCTCAATAGAAAAGCAACTCTCCATAATTGAATCTAAAAAAGATAAGCTTTTACTGAAAATGATACAATCTAAAAATGTAAATAACCCCTATTTTGATAACTTAGATAAACAAGAAAAAGAACTTCAGACAAAATATAATAAATTAAAAGAAAAAACCATTGAATATATGTATTACAAAGAAAACTTTGAAGAAAAAATAACTCCTCATAATAGAAATTTACTGGTTGAAAATTTTATATTAAATGAGAATATGTCAAATGATTTCTTTAAAAATATTATAAAGAAGGTGCAAATAGATGTATCCAAATCCAAATTCTCATCAGACATTCAATATAGAAAACATAGCAGTAGCATACCTTAG
- a CDS encoding DUF4829 domain-containing protein — protein sequence MKKILSVIIICLVGCGCFMGCSSKKDIHEVNVSKVSTNQNNLNEVQVINEYFKCWNDKDLGKMELLETEEYKNKKKNLSFNNLKSVGIISCKEWDVKEQIKKAIYDKNQINKFDKENVRCFTIQFYTNSNDNKEDKNQKILQGIVILVRKDKKSNWLIRDVMFNGDLY from the coding sequence GTGAAAAAGATATTATCTGTAATAATTATCTGTCTGGTTGGATGTGGGTGTTTTATGGGATGTAGTAGCAAAAAAGATATACATGAAGTTAATGTGTCAAAAGTATCAACTAATCAAAATAATCTTAATGAAGTTCAAGTTATTAATGAATATTTTAAGTGTTGGAATGATAAAGATTTAGGTAAAATGGAATTATTAGAAACTGAAGAATATAAAAATAAAAAGAAAAATTTAAGCTTTAATAACTTAAAATCCGTTGGAATTATTTCTTGTAAAGAATGGGATGTTAAAGAACAAATAAAAAAAGCAATTTATGATAAGAATCAAATTAATAAATTTGATAAAGAAAATGTTAGGTGTTTTACTATACAATTTTATACAAATTCAAATGACAATAAAGAAGATAAAAACCAAAAAATTTTACAAGGTATAGTAATATTAGTTAGAAAAGATAAAAAATCTAACTGGTTAATAAGAGACGTTATGTTTAATGGTGATTTATATTAA
- a CDS encoding polysaccharide deacetylase family protein → MGNKRIRQNKRRRKGKDSRKWIGILSVFILGVGLISFYKGKQYISKTNKPNKNVKVQQKVVSVHNNKPQKKFVGTNDEGKKYTYDAKKISERITKRHYFNNGEKIVFLTFDDGSSPSVTPQVLKVLKEEDVKATFFLIGQVIEQGGDASKKLVKEIFNSGHAIANHSYSHDYNILYPNSKLDIEAFKKDFEKNDCILKSILGENFSTRVLRCPGGYRTWKGMNPLNDYLNKTNKVSVDWNALSKDAEGKPKKAEELADLAIESSKGKDVVILLMHDARGKEETAKALPKVIKYFKSKGYKFKTLS, encoded by the coding sequence ATGGGAAACAAAAGAATCAGACAAAATAAAAGGAGAAGAAAGGGTAAAGATTCAAGGAAGTGGATTGGAATTTTATCTGTATTTATTTTGGGTGTAGGGTTAATCAGTTTTTATAAAGGAAAACAGTATATATCAAAAACTAATAAACCTAATAAAAATGTTAAAGTGCAACAAAAGGTAGTATCAGTACATAACAATAAACCACAAAAGAAGTTTGTAGGCACAAATGATGAAGGTAAAAAATACACTTATGATGCTAAAAAGATCTCAGAAAGAATTACTAAGCGACATTATTTTAATAATGGAGAAAAAATAGTGTTTTTAACCTTTGATGACGGAAGTTCTCCATCAGTAACTCCACAGGTTTTAAAAGTATTAAAAGAAGAAGATGTTAAAGCTACATTTTTTCTTATAGGACAAGTTATAGAACAGGGTGGAGATGCGTCTAAAAAATTAGTTAAAGAGATATTTAATAGTGGACATGCTATAGCAAATCATTCATATAGTCACGATTATAATATTTTATATCCTAATAGTAAACTAGATATAGAAGCTTTTAAAAAAGATTTTGAAAAGAATGATTGTATATTAAAGAGTATTTTAGGAGAAAATTTTTCAACAAGAGTTTTAAGATGTCCAGGTGGATATAGGACTTGGAAGGGTATGAATCCATTAAATGATTATCTTAATAAAACTAATAAGGTATCTGTAGATTGGAATGCTTTAAGCAAAGATGCGGAAGGAAAACCTAAAAAAGCAGAAGAGTTAGCTGATTTAGCAATAGAAAGTAGTAAAGGAAAAGATGTAGTTATTTTATTAATGCATGATGCAAGAGGAAAAGAAGAAACAGCTAAAGCTCTTCCTAAAGTAATCAAATACTTTAAAAGTAAAGGATATAAATTTAAAACTTTATCTTAG
- the pfkB gene encoding 1-phosphofructokinase gives MIYTVTFNPSLDYIVRVDEFKIGEVNRTIGEEIYPGGKGINVSIVLNNLGVKSVALGFVSGFTGKEIEKRVKEYGVKSNFIKLKNGNSRINVKLKSSVESEINAQGAKIEKEDLNEFFYKLQGVQEDDFLVLSGSIPNTVPENIYEDIMKKLKDKHIKVVVDATSNLLLNVLKYKPFLIKPNHHELGELFNTTIKTDEDIIYFGKKLQSMGAENVVISMAEKGAIFISSSGEVIKSKAPKGVLKNSVGAGDSMVAGFIFGYLKNKDLMEAFKFGVATGSATAFSKGLATKSQVETLLKQKIIAKRIE, from the coding sequence ATGATTTACACAGTTACATTTAATCCCTCTTTGGATTATATTGTAAGAGTAGATGAATTTAAAATAGGTGAAGTAAATAGAACAATTGGTGAGGAAATATATCCTGGTGGTAAGGGGATTAATGTTTCTATAGTTTTAAATAATTTAGGTGTTAAAAGTGTAGCATTAGGCTTTGTTTCAGGATTTACAGGAAAAGAAATAGAAAAAAGAGTTAAGGAATATGGAGTAAAAAGCAATTTTATTAAACTTAAAAATGGAAACTCTAGAATAAATGTTAAACTAAAATCTTCAGTTGAGTCGGAGATAAATGCACAGGGTGCAAAGATAGAAAAGGAAGATTTAAATGAATTTTTTTATAAACTACAAGGAGTACAGGAAGATGACTTTTTAGTTCTTTCAGGTAGTATACCAAACACAGTGCCAGAAAATATTTATGAAGATATAATGAAAAAGCTAAAGGATAAACATATAAAAGTTGTAGTAGATGCAACGTCAAATCTTTTACTAAATGTTTTAAAGTATAAACCTTTTTTAATAAAACCTAATCATCATGAACTTGGAGAATTGTTTAATACAACAATAAAAACTGATGAAGATATAATTTATTTTGGAAAGAAATTACAAAGTATGGGAGCAGAAAATGTAGTTATTTCAATGGCCGAAAAGGGTGCTATATTTATTTCATCAAGTGGAGAAGTTATAAAAAGTAAAGCTCCAAAGGGAGTGCTTAAAAATTCTGTAGGGGCAGGAGATTCAATGGTTGCAGGATTTATTTTTGGATATTTAAAAAATAAAGATTTAATGGAGGCTTTTAAATTTGGAGTTGCAACTGGAAGTGCTACTGCATTTTCTAAGGGCTTAGCTACCAAAAGTCAGGTGGAAACATTATTAAAACAAAAAATAATAGCTAAAAGAATAGAGTAA
- a CDS encoding ABC transporter substrate-binding protein produces the protein MKKKILSTCLAVMFIFTSVIFTGCGKKNESELQEVKLNEVVRSVFYAPMYVAINEGFFKEQGLDIELSTGQGAEAPMFKTQV, from the coding sequence ATGAAAAAGAAAATTTTAAGTACATGCTTAGCTGTTATGTTTATTTTCACATCAGTTATATTTACAGGGTGCGGAAAGAAAAATGAATCCGAACTTCAAGAGGTTAAGTTAAATGAAGTTGTTCGTTCTGTTTTTTACGCTCCTATGTATGTAGCTATTAATGAAGGTTTCTTTAAAGAACAAGGATTAGATATTGAACTTTCCACTGGTCAAGGTGCTGAAGCTCCTATGTTCAAAACACAAGTTTAA